The DNA window GAACCGGGCAAAGCTGGCCTGCGACTGCAGGTTCTGCTTCTCCCCTTCGGCATTCATCGCGGTAAAGCCGCCGACGCGATACAGCAGGCCCTGATGTTCGACCATCGCCAGACCCTGCAGCCTGGGCCCCTGGGAGACTTTCTCCCATTTGCCCGCTTTCTTCAGGTCGAGCTTCCACAGGTCGCCCGACTGGTCTTCATTCGAGTACTCGTGAGCGCTGCCATAGTTGCCGCCGTAGACAAACAGAACGTCGCCGGCGACGGCGGCTCCCATGCTGGTCGTGCCCTGGGGCAGTTCGGGCAGTTTGGCGGCGAGCGGCTTCAGCACGGACGGAGCCCGTCGCAGCGTCAGCGTGGAGTAGTGGCGGACTTCTTCATAGGCAGCGCCTTCGTGTTCCCCTTTTTCCTGTTCGACCAGTTTGGCCCTGATGGCGAACAGGCCCGTTTCGGGCAAAGCGCAACGGAACACCCCCTGCTCGTCGGCGACGCCTTCGGTTTCTTTCATGCCGGGTCCGTCAATGGTCAAGGCGGCGCCAGCGGCGGGCTTGCCGTTGAAGGTGACTTTGAAGCGGGTTTCCTCGCCGGCGGGCGAAGCGGAAACCTCCAGCGGCAGGCGTTCCTGATCGTTGACCATATTCCAGTTTCCCGGCAACGGCGTGGTGTAAGCCTTGCCGTAGTAGTGCAGGAGGAACGGTTTTCCTCCGCGGGTGATCACGCCATAGGTGTGTCGCAAGAATACGGTTGTATTATCTTTGTTGGCGTCAAGCGAGCCGACGAGCGACTCTTCCCCTTTTTTCAGTTCCACCTGCGACGGTCCGCCGCGGCCGCTGCCGACCCAGCATTCGGCTGCCACAACGCGGTCCAGCAGATCTGGGTCGTCGGCTTCCGGACCCTCCGAGAAGTAGACTTTGACCCCTGTCGGGTTCGACGGAGAATCGCCGACCAGCCACAAAAAATGGGCGTGGGCGATTTGCGGTGCGATCAGCATCGCCAACAAAACGCCCGACCAAACTAAACGACGCGACATCATGCGTTCCCTTCTGTGGGGCAGAAAATTAGATTGCAATACCGCTCAAGCCGGGCGATTCCCGTCTTGGATTTTACTTCCAACGACTAGCGCATTGCGAGCGGACTAGTCAAAACAAACAATCGACGGCACTTGCGACACGCGGCAAAGACGACTTCCCCCCGTTGCGCAGAGGGTTGTGAAGGAGCCGTTATTCCCGTCTTCGCCGCGTGAGCGCAGCGCCAACGTGACATACGTTACTGGTCTGTCGGTAACTTCTCTCAAACGGAGATCCGTTCCGCCTGGCGTGCTTCGGATCGAATCGTGGATCGTTGTCTGTTCGACAAACAACGCCTAAAAAAACCGCGCCGACTAGCGACCGGTGCTTCGTGCGGGCTTGGACTGCAGGTCAAAATTCAGGTCGATGGCGCCTTCGGGCGCAATCCGGGCAGTCAGTCGCGAGCTTTGATTGTACAGGGGCGGGACCGGGTTCACCGGCATGCGTCGGCCGCGTTTCGCCATTTCGGCAAAGGCGGCTTCGTCATCGATAGGGAACTGCAGCATATTCGTGGCTTCGATTTCGACGCGATGGTTTCCCACCACCGGGCCTTCGGATTGCGGCAGCGCGTACGCGCCTTCGGTAATTATCGCCATCACAGCGGGGCCGTCGGTCTCGCCCACCGGAACAAACCGAATCACTCCTGAGGGCAAAGGTTTTTTGTCAAGCGTAATCTTGCCGTTGACGGCGCCACGAGTCAGGCCATCGCCGGGTGAACAGCCCGTCAGCAGCGCAACCAGGATTGCCAGGCCGACCGCCGCAGCCAGTCGGCCAGCCCCGGCGAAGTCGATCGCATTTACAAATCGAAGCATGGGTTTGTCGTGGTCCGCTCAAGCGTGAAAGGGAATCAGGAAGATCGTGGCGTCCCGCTAACCTGTGATCGAAAGCTCGATGCCACAGGCTTCCTCTTTTTAATACGGGGAGCCGAGAACCTCTTCTCCTTCGCGCGAGCCAAGCGCGTCGAACACTGCTTTGCTCAAATTCTCACTCAAGGACGTGGTGGATCCATCCACAAAACAATACTGGACCATGCCAGGGTGATCGCTGCGAAAGGCCGACAGCACGGCCGACCCGCCCGACCGGGGATTCATGGGATACAAGGTGGAAAAGCCCGTCGCCAGCGGATAAGGGGACGACCAGTAGGAAAAACCCCAGCGCGTCTGCCCGCTGCAGGGACCGCTGGAAAAGTTGTAATCGGGAATATTCCAGGCCGCCTCGCCCACCATCAGGGTGGTCGATGTGCCGTCGATCATGTCGTCAATACTCGTCTTGCCGCTCATGCTGTTCACAATCGCGCCGTTGTTGCCCGGCGCCCAGCCGCTGCCGGTGCCCATGCACACGGCGTACGTCCCCGGCGCCCGATCATTGTCGTCGCAGCCGGAAATGGGAATCTGCCGCGGGAGGACGCCAGAGGGGCACAAAAAAGCCTCCACCCGCTGCGAAACGACCGCTTTATTGACCGGGTCGGTATTTCCCAGGCCAAAGTCATACAGGCTGTACGCGCCGCTTTCTTCCAGGTACGGCAGGATCGCGGCGAACGCACTCGCCCCATCAAAGGCTCCCGCTGTGCCGCCGTTGTCAAAATTGGGAAAGGACAGGAATGAATCGTGGTAATTATGAAAGGCCAGCCCCATCTGCTTCAGATTATTGGAGCAGCTGATACGACGGGCGGACTCCCGCGCCATCTGAACGGCGGGCAGCAACAGCGAAACAAGAACGCCAATAATGGCAATAACCACAAGCAGCTCTACTAATGTGAAGGCGCGACGCTTCATGCCAGGCTCCTTAGCAAAAAGGGGTAAAATGCTAATTCGGAGTCGGGGCCTGGCTGGCGCTGGATAGCTGCATGCTGGCTCGGCTGACCGTTAAAGGTACTGAGAACCAATCTCATTACCTGTCGCGATTGTAAACAGAATCCATCCCTCGTCAACTGCTGCGTGGGAAAAATCCTGTCAGCCTTCAGGAACGGAACCATCGCCCGCGACGCGTAGCGTTCTCTTGCGAGACGAACCGCCTGCTTTGTTCCCGCTCGGGCTTGAGCTAGAATCAACCGGCACATTCGCACCTTTGCCCTGTCTGGGGAGTTGTACTCATGATGAAGTCCATCCTGGCCTTTCTTGTCGTTGCGGTTTCGCTGGGGCTGCCTGCCGCAGTGGTCGCTGGCGAGTTCGCACTGCAGCTTCGCTCCCAGCAGGAGACGGAACCGGAGAGCGGGCGCTACCATCGCTTGACGGAATCACAGAACTGGGACGCTGCCGAAACGGCTGTGATTGTGTGCGATGTCTGGGACTATCATCACTGCCTGAACGCCGTCCGCCGGGTCAACGAATTTGGCCCGCGATTGAACAAGCTCGTGCAAGAGGCTCGTCGCCGAGGCGCCGTCATCATTCACGCGCCCAGCGATTGCATGCCGGCCTACGCCGAACATCCGGCCCGCTTGAGGGCGACATCGACCCCGATCGTCGCCGATGCCCCCGCCGACATTGAACGCTGGTGCTCGCGGATTCCGTCCGAAGAGCAAGGCGTCTATCCGATTGACCAGTCCAACGGGGGCGAAGACGACGACCCGGCAGAACACGCCCGCTGGCGGGAAGAACTGATCGCCAAGGGACGCAACCCGAACCTGCCCTGGGAGCGGCAGTCCGACCTGATCGAGATCGACTCCGCCAAGGACTACGTTTCCGATCGCGGCCCCGAGGTCTGGAGCATCCTGCAGAAGCACGGCGTGAAGAATGTAATTCTGGCCGGCGTACATACCAACATGTGCGTACTGGGCCGGCCGTTTGGCTTGCGGCAAATGGCGAAGAACGGGAAGAACGTCGTCCTGCTCCGTGACATGACCGACACCATGTACGACCCGCAGCGCTGGCCGTATGTCAGCCACTTCACCGGTAATGATCTGATCGTTTCGCACGTCGAGCGGCATGTCTGCCCCACGATTTCCAGCGAGCAGATTCTCGGCGGCAACGCGTTCCGCTTCCAGCATGACCAGCGTCCCCGCCTGGTGATCATGAGCGCCGAAGATGAGTACGAAACCGAACGCACCCTGCCGGAATTCGCCGCCCAGCAGCTGGGCAAGCACTTTTCGGTGAGCTACCTGTTTGGCGATGCGAACGACCGTAATCTGTTACCTGGCGCCGAAGAGGCGCTGGCAGACGCCGACGTCCTGCTGGTGAGCGTCCGCCGCCGCGCCTTGCCGCCTGCGCAGCTCGACGCGATCCGCCAGTTTGTCGCCGCCGGCAAGCCGGTTGTCGGCATTCGCACCGCCAGCCATGCCTTTAGCCTCCGAGGCAAACCGGCGCCGGAAGGCACAACCGTCTGGCCTGAATTCGACGCGCAGGTGTTCGGCGGCAGCTACACCAACCATTACGGCAACCAGCTGAAAGCAACCGTACGCACCGCTCCCGGCGCCGACAAGGCTCTGCTGCAGGGCGTTGCCAACGAGTTCCCCCAGGCTGGCTCGCTGTACAAGGCCGCGCCGCTGGCCAAGGGAGCCGCAACCCTGCTGATCGGAGAAGTCGACGGCGAAGAGCCGGAGCCGGTCGCCTGGACGTTCCACCGGGCCGATGGCGGCCGTTCGTTCTATACCTCTCTGGGAGCGCCGGGCGACTTTGAGAATGCGTCGTTTGTGCGGCTGCTGGTCAATGGCCTGCACTGGGCGGCCGGGTTGCCGATCGAAGCTGCGAGCGATGCAACGGCCGCCGCACAGGGCGGCCTGTCCTCCCCTTCGAAAGAATCGTTTGAGAAGCACTGGACCACGATCAAAGTGCCCTCCTCCTGGGAAGCTGCTTCCGGCGGCGTGCTGCGCGATTACGACGGCCCCGGCTGGTATCGCTGCGCCGTGCAGATCCCCAAGGCCTGGCTGGCCGTCAAATCGCCCCTGCTGACGGTGGAGTCCTACGAAGACAACGTGCAGGCCTGGTGCAACGGCCAGGAGCTGGTCGCCGAGAAAAAAGCGTCGCAAGGCGCCGTCAATTTTCGGCTGCCGGCGGAGGCGCTGCTGCCTGAAGAATCGAACCTGATCGTGCTGCGGATCGACGACCACGGCGGCGACGGCGGCCTGGTCGCGGCGCCGTTCGTACGGATGGGGCAGAACTCGCTGCGTCTCAAAGGCGACTGGGAATTCCGCATCGGCAATGATCGGGCCTGGTCGGCCATGCCGCTGCCCGCCAGGTTTGGCGCCTCGCCCGACATCCTGTTTGAACCGTAGATCCCACCCGCGACCGTAGCGGCCTGGTGGCCTCGCTGCGCGGCCGCACCTATACTGATAGTAAGAGTAAGGAAAGGGTTCGTCTCGCG is part of the Lignipirellula cremea genome and encodes:
- a CDS encoding DUF1559 family PulG-like putative transporter, with translation MKRRAFTLVELLVVIAIIGVLVSLLLPAVQMARESARRISCSNNLKQMGLAFHNYHDSFLSFPNFDNGGTAGAFDGASAFAAILPYLEESGAYSLYDFGLGNTDPVNKAVVSQRVEAFLCPSGVLPRQIPISGCDDNDRAPGTYAVCMGTGSGWAPGNNGAIVNSMSGKTSIDDMIDGTSTTLMVGEAAWNIPDYNFSSGPCSGQTRWGFSYWSSPYPLATGFSTLYPMNPRSGGSAVLSAFRSDHPGMVQYCFVDGSTTSLSENLSKAVFDALGSREGEEVLGSPY
- a CDS encoding Kelch repeat-containing protein → MMSRRLVWSGVLLAMLIAPQIAHAHFLWLVGDSPSNPTGVKVYFSEGPEADDPDLLDRVVAAECWVGSGRGGPSQVELKKGEESLVGSLDANKDNTTVFLRHTYGVITRGGKPFLLHYYGKAYTTPLPGNWNMVNDQERLPLEVSASPAGEETRFKVTFNGKPAAGAALTIDGPGMKETEGVADEQGVFRCALPETGLFAIRAKLVEQEKGEHEGAAYEEVRHYSTLTLRRAPSVLKPLAAKLPELPQGTTSMGAAVAGDVLFVYGGNYGSAHEYSNEDQSGDLWKLDLKKAGKWEKVSQGPRLQGLAMVEHQGLLYRVGGFTAMNAEGEKQNLQSQASFARFDPKSGEWTDLPDLPRGRSSHDAAVVGDTLYVVGGWTLQGDKDSAWHDTALAFDLSAKDAQWKEIANPPFKRRAIALAASNGKLVCIGGMREDGGPTRETSIYDPASDSWTAGPLLQGGGLEGFGASAFATQDGLYVTTISGSIQRLSDDGKTWEYVGQVKYPRFFHRMVPYQDQLVIVGGASMTAGGKVEDVELLGR
- a CDS encoding isochorismatase family protein — protein: MMKSILAFLVVAVSLGLPAAVVAGEFALQLRSQQETEPESGRYHRLTESQNWDAAETAVIVCDVWDYHHCLNAVRRVNEFGPRLNKLVQEARRRGAVIIHAPSDCMPAYAEHPARLRATSTPIVADAPADIERWCSRIPSEEQGVYPIDQSNGGEDDDPAEHARWREELIAKGRNPNLPWERQSDLIEIDSAKDYVSDRGPEVWSILQKHGVKNVILAGVHTNMCVLGRPFGLRQMAKNGKNVVLLRDMTDTMYDPQRWPYVSHFTGNDLIVSHVERHVCPTISSEQILGGNAFRFQHDQRPRLVIMSAEDEYETERTLPEFAAQQLGKHFSVSYLFGDANDRNLLPGAEEALADADVLLVSVRRRALPPAQLDAIRQFVAAGKPVVGIRTASHAFSLRGKPAPEGTTVWPEFDAQVFGGSYTNHYGNQLKATVRTAPGADKALLQGVANEFPQAGSLYKAAPLAKGAATLLIGEVDGEEPEPVAWTFHRADGGRSFYTSLGAPGDFENASFVRLLVNGLHWAAGLPIEAASDATAAAQGGLSSPSKESFEKHWTTIKVPSSWEAASGGVLRDYDGPGWYRCAVQIPKAWLAVKSPLLTVESYEDNVQAWCNGQELVAEKKASQGAVNFRLPAEALLPEESNLIVLRIDDHGGDGGLVAAPFVRMGQNSLRLKGDWEFRIGNDRAWSAMPLPARFGASPDILFEP